The proteins below come from a single Archangium lipolyticum genomic window:
- a CDS encoding lytic polysaccharide monooxygenase — MRKQNDPAFRAAVLGVTTLGAMLAPLDAAFAHGGMTYPATRTYACYVDGKAGGQGGDLHPTNPACVAAVAEGGKNPLWNWFGNLISNAAGRHREIIPDGKLCGPTALFDAYNMAHDEWPTTSLQAGSSITIRYNAWAPHPGTWYQYVTKDGWDPSQPLKWSDLEPVPFDTVTNPPINGTGPEGPEYTWTAQLPANKSGRHIIYSIWQRSDSPEAFYNCSDVVFDGGSQQPDAEAPTTPGTPAVSGVTGTTAQLAWSASRDNVGVTGYEVYRQTSSGAELVASLAGNTTRLTGLTPSTTYTYYVVARDAAGNRSNASAAVTFTTSETPPAGDCKVEYSEPNKWHGGFTGNVTITNTGTSTISGWKLLWDYTGGQTVTNGWSAKVSQQGTTVTAENEAWTGTIPPNGSVTFGFNANAPAAHHLPVPSAFTLNGTLCTTP; from the coding sequence ATGAGAAAGCAAAACGATCCTGCCTTCCGCGCTGCTGTCCTGGGTGTGACCACTCTCGGTGCGATGCTCGCGCCACTCGACGCGGCGTTCGCCCACGGCGGAATGACCTACCCCGCGACCCGGACCTATGCCTGCTACGTGGATGGCAAGGCCGGAGGGCAGGGCGGTGACCTGCATCCCACCAACCCCGCCTGCGTGGCCGCCGTGGCCGAGGGCGGCAAGAATCCGCTCTGGAACTGGTTCGGGAACCTGATCAGCAACGCCGCCGGCCGGCACCGGGAGATCATCCCGGATGGCAAGCTGTGCGGACCCACTGCGCTCTTCGACGCCTACAACATGGCGCACGATGAGTGGCCCACGACCTCCCTGCAGGCCGGTTCCTCCATCACCATCCGGTACAACGCCTGGGCGCCGCACCCTGGCACCTGGTACCAGTACGTGACCAAGGACGGGTGGGATCCGAGCCAGCCCCTGAAGTGGTCCGACCTGGAGCCGGTCCCCTTCGACACGGTCACCAACCCGCCCATCAACGGCACCGGTCCGGAGGGCCCCGAGTACACGTGGACCGCGCAGTTGCCGGCCAACAAGAGCGGCCGCCACATCATCTATTCGATCTGGCAGCGCTCGGACAGCCCGGAGGCCTTCTACAACTGCTCCGACGTGGTCTTCGACGGTGGGAGCCAGCAGCCGGACGCCGAGGCGCCCACCACGCCCGGCACGCCGGCCGTCAGCGGCGTGACGGGCACGACCGCCCAGCTGGCCTGGTCCGCCTCGAGGGACAACGTGGGAGTGACCGGCTACGAGGTGTACCGGCAGACCAGCAGCGGCGCCGAGCTGGTGGCCTCGCTCGCGGGCAACACCACTCGTCTCACGGGCCTCACGCCCTCGACGACGTACACCTACTACGTGGTCGCCCGTGACGCCGCGGGCAACCGCTCCAACGCCTCGGCGGCGGTCACGTTCACCACGAGCGAGACCCCGCCCGCCGGCGACTGCAAGGTCGAGTACAGCGAGCCCAACAAGTGGCACGGCGGCTTCACCGGCAACGTGACGATCACCAACACCGGGACCAGCACCATCTCCGGCTGGAAGCTGCTGTGGGACTACACCGGCGGCCAGACGGTCACCAACGGCTGGAGCGCGAAGGTCTCCCAGCAGGGCACCACGGTGACCGCCGAGAACGAGGCGTGGACCGGCACCATCCCGCCGAACGGCTCGGTCACGTTCGGGTTCAACGCGAACGCACCGGCGGCCCACCACCTGCCGGTTCCGTCCGCCTTCACCCTCAACGGGACCCTCTGCACCACCCCGTAA
- a CDS encoding glycoside hydrolase family 9 protein yields MRKHLLATPAALLMGFSSVVSPLAVHAETFNYAEALQKSIWFYEAQRSGPLPANNRVSWRGNSGMQDGADVGKDLTGGWYDAGDHVKFGLPMASSATLLAWSVYEYGDAYQQSGQMGAILDNLRWVNDYFIKAHTAPNELYGQVGAGGPDHAWWGAAEVMQMARPAFKVDASCPGSDLAGETAAAMAASAIVFRASDPAYSATLLTHARQLFSFADTYRGKYSDCITDAKSYYNSWSGYWDELSWAATWLYLATNESSYLTKAEGYTANWGSEGQTPYWPYKWTQNWDDKRFGAQLLLARLTGKDIYKASMERNLDFWTTGFNNERVRYTPGGLAWLDQWGSLRYTANASFLAFVYSDDIADSDPSRSTRYRDFASRQIRYMLGENPRNSSYVVGFGVNPPRNPHHRTAHGAWADSLSSPAESRHILYGALVGGPDASDAYVDDRTNYVSNEVATDYNAGFTGALAKMYLLYGGTPDPTFPQREVPNTDEFYVEAGINVSGSNFTEIRSFVHNISGWPARVADKLTLRYFVDLSEVIAAGASPSQLAVTMNYSQGAKVLPLKQWSGNIYYVTVDFTGTPVYPGGQSAYRKEAQFRIATPAGIPWNPANDPSYKNITSTVARTPYIPVYDNGVRVFGSEPGPVSNDTIPPAQPVGLLASAANPTRIDLRWSANTEADLAGYNVYRSTTSGFTPSASNRIATGVTGNTYADSGLSASTTYYYKLAAVDTSGNESSASTQASATTSAPDSTPPAAPAGLKATSASSSQINLTWTASTEADLKGYNVYRSTTSGFTPSASNRIASGVTTASYASTGLTASTTYYFKLTAVDTSGNESLASAESSATTQQAPASSLSILYRDADANSPANNQIRPHLKIANGGTASVPASELKVRYYFTPDSGESIQVACDYANLGCANITSTVVALSAPKAGATHYVEIGFTAGAGSIAAGRDTGEIQIRFNKSNWSNFDETNDYSFDPTKTSFTPWSKVTAFRSGILVWGDEP; encoded by the coding sequence ATGCGAAAGCATTTACTGGCGACTCCCGCCGCACTCCTGATGGGCTTCTCTTCTGTCGTGAGCCCGCTGGCCGTGCACGCGGAGACGTTCAACTACGCGGAGGCCCTGCAGAAATCCATCTGGTTCTACGAGGCCCAGCGGTCCGGCCCGTTGCCCGCCAACAACAGGGTGAGCTGGCGCGGAAACTCCGGCATGCAGGACGGTGCCGACGTGGGCAAGGATCTGACGGGCGGTTGGTACGACGCCGGCGATCACGTCAAGTTCGGCCTCCCCATGGCCTCCAGTGCGACCCTGCTGGCCTGGTCCGTCTATGAATATGGGGATGCGTACCAGCAGAGCGGGCAGATGGGTGCCATCCTGGACAACCTCCGCTGGGTCAATGACTACTTCATCAAGGCGCATACCGCTCCGAACGAGCTGTATGGCCAGGTGGGGGCCGGCGGTCCCGATCACGCCTGGTGGGGAGCGGCCGAGGTGATGCAGATGGCCCGGCCCGCCTTCAAGGTCGATGCCTCCTGTCCGGGCTCCGATCTCGCGGGTGAGACGGCCGCCGCCATGGCCGCCTCCGCCATCGTGTTCAGGGCGTCCGATCCGGCCTACTCGGCCACCCTGCTGACGCATGCCCGGCAGCTCTTCTCCTTCGCGGACACCTACAGGGGCAAGTACTCGGACTGCATCACGGACGCGAAGTCCTACTACAACTCCTGGAGCGGCTACTGGGACGAGCTGAGCTGGGCCGCCACCTGGCTCTATCTGGCCACCAACGAGAGCAGCTACCTGACCAAGGCCGAGGGCTACACCGCCAACTGGGGCAGCGAGGGACAGACGCCCTATTGGCCCTACAAGTGGACGCAGAACTGGGATGACAAGCGTTTCGGTGCCCAGCTCCTGCTCGCCCGCCTGACCGGGAAGGACATCTACAAGGCCTCCATGGAGAGGAACCTGGATTTCTGGACCACGGGCTTCAACAACGAGCGGGTCCGCTATACCCCTGGCGGACTGGCCTGGTTGGATCAGTGGGGCAGTCTCCGCTACACGGCGAACGCCTCGTTCCTGGCGTTCGTGTACTCGGACGACATCGCCGACAGCGATCCCTCCCGGTCCACGCGCTACCGCGACTTCGCCTCCCGGCAGATCCGCTACATGCTCGGGGAGAACCCCCGGAACTCGAGCTACGTGGTGGGCTTCGGGGTGAATCCTCCCCGCAACCCGCACCACCGCACCGCGCATGGCGCCTGGGCCGACTCCCTCTCCAGCCCCGCCGAGAGCCGGCACATCCTGTATGGCGCCCTGGTCGGCGGTCCGGATGCGTCGGATGCCTACGTGGACGACCGGACCAACTACGTCTCGAACGAGGTCGCCACGGACTACAACGCCGGCTTCACCGGCGCGCTGGCGAAGATGTACCTCCTCTACGGCGGTACGCCCGATCCCACCTTCCCCCAGCGGGAGGTGCCCAACACGGACGAGTTCTACGTGGAGGCTGGCATCAACGTGTCCGGCTCCAACTTCACGGAGATCCGGTCATTCGTTCATAACATCTCGGGTTGGCCCGCCCGTGTGGCCGACAAGCTCACCCTCCGGTACTTCGTCGACCTCTCCGAGGTCATCGCGGCCGGAGCTTCGCCCTCGCAGCTGGCTGTCACCATGAACTACAGCCAGGGCGCCAAGGTCCTGCCGCTCAAGCAGTGGTCCGGAAACATCTACTACGTCACGGTCGATTTCACCGGCACGCCCGTCTACCCCGGTGGACAGTCCGCGTACCGCAAGGAGGCCCAGTTCCGCATCGCCACTCCGGCGGGCATCCCCTGGAATCCGGCCAACGACCCGTCCTACAAGAACATCACCTCCACCGTGGCCAGGACTCCCTACATCCCGGTGTATGACAATGGTGTCCGGGTCTTCGGTTCCGAGCCCGGTCCCGTGTCGAACGACACGATTCCTCCCGCGCAGCCCGTCGGGTTGCTGGCCTCCGCGGCCAATCCGACGCGGATCGACCTCCGCTGGAGCGCGAACACCGAGGCGGATCTGGCGGGCTACAATGTCTATCGCTCCACGACCAGCGGCTTCACGCCCTCCGCCTCCAACCGGATCGCCACCGGCGTGACTGGAAACACCTACGCCGACTCGGGTTTGAGCGCCTCGACCACCTACTATTACAAGCTCGCCGCCGTCGACACCTCCGGCAACGAGTCCTCCGCGTCCACGCAGGCCTCCGCGACCACCTCCGCCCCGGACAGCACGCCGCCGGCCGCTCCCGCGGGCCTGAAGGCCACCTCGGCCAGCTCCAGCCAGATCAACCTGACCTGGACCGCCAGCACCGAGGCCGATCTGAAGGGCTACAATGTCTATCGTTCCACGACCAGCGGCTTCACGCCCTCCGCCTCCAACCGGATCGCCAGCGGTGTCACCACGGCCTCCTACGCCAGCACCGGACTGACCGCCTCGACCACCTACTATTTCAAGCTCACGGCGGTCGACACGTCCGGCAACGAGTCCCTCGCATCCGCGGAGTCCTCCGCGACCACGCAGCAGGCGCCCGCGTCCAGCCTCTCGATCCTGTACCGCGACGCCGATGCCAACTCGCCGGCCAACAACCAGATCAGACCGCACCTCAAGATCGCCAATGGAGGAACGGCCAGCGTTCCCGCCAGCGAGTTGAAGGTCCGCTACTACTTCACGCCGGACTCCGGGGAGTCGATCCAGGTCGCGTGTGACTACGCCAACCTGGGCTGCGCCAACATCACCTCCACCGTGGTGGCCCTGTCCGCGCCGAAGGCGGGCGCCACGCATTACGTCGAGATCGGCTTCACCGCTGGAGCTGGCTCGATCGCCGCCGGCCGCGACACGGGCGAAATCCAGATCCGCTTCAACAAGAGCAACTGGTCCAACTTCGACGAGACGAATGACTACTCGTTCGATCCCACCAAGACCTCGTTCACCCCCTGGAGCAAGGTGACCGCGTTCCGCAGCGGCATCCTGGTCTGGGGCGACGAGCCGTGA
- a CDS encoding glycoside hydrolase family 48 protein produces the protein MVAVAAPAQAIAANAKPARTTLAKALAGESTYTQRFLEQYNKIKDPANGYFSSKGVPYHSVETLMVEAPDHGHETTSEAYSYWLWLEAEYGHVTGDWAPFNAAWANMEKYIIPSQADQPTNQFYQANKPATYAGEWDLPSQYPSPLRSDVAVGNDPIAGELQSTYGNSNIYGMHWLLDVDNWYGYGRCGDGTTSPSYINTFQRGSQESVWETVPHPSCDNFAWGKSGQGFMSLFTGDASYSRQWRYTNAPDADARAVQAAYWAHIWAREQGKEAEVAEVVKKAAKMGDYLRYAMFDKYFKRIGQCIGETACPAGSGKNSMHYLLSWYYSWGGAVDSSAGWAWRIGSSHNHFGYQNPMAAYVLSNTSFLRPQSATGAADWATSLQRQIEFYTWLQSAEGGIAGGATNSWNGRYGQPTSTSTFYGMYYDWQPVYHDPPSNQWFGFQAWSVQRVAEYYYVTGDAKAKKVLDKWVAWASQHTKLTADGKYQIPSTLQWSGEPDTWNPTNPGTNSNLHVTVVDYTTDVGVAAAYARTLVFYAAKSGNVAAKTLAKELLDRMWANYQTPKGVAVPEKREDYKRFDDAYNPTTGDGVYVPPGWSGTNAQGAAINSNSTFISLRPKYQQDPDWPKVQAYLAGGPVPEFTYHRFWAQADIAMAMADYARLLEGGSTSASIVASSSDLSVSEGGSASFQVSLSAAPASNVTVSITKASGDADLFLSSPSTLTFTPSNWSVGQTVTIAAGEDADMTNGTGQFRLSASGYTAVSVHATEIDNDIPPPATCSLTVDTSNDWGSGHVGRGILQNLGTQPISNWKVSWTATNDFTLANYWNGVFTKSGRSVVVTPQGNSTIPSSSSIEFGFVANYSGAKPVPSGVSVEGQNCSIIVK, from the coding sequence ATGGTGGCGGTTGCCGCGCCCGCACAGGCCATTGCCGCCAACGCCAAACCCGCGCGCACCACGCTGGCCAAGGCCCTGGCTGGGGAATCTACCTATACGCAACGATTCCTCGAGCAATACAACAAGATCAAGGATCCGGCGAACGGGTACTTCAGCTCCAAGGGCGTGCCCTATCACTCCGTGGAGACGCTGATGGTCGAGGCTCCGGACCATGGGCACGAGACCACCTCGGAGGCCTACAGCTACTGGCTGTGGCTGGAGGCGGAGTATGGCCATGTGACGGGCGACTGGGCGCCCTTCAACGCCGCCTGGGCCAACATGGAGAAGTACATCATCCCGTCCCAGGCGGATCAGCCCACCAACCAGTTCTACCAGGCGAACAAGCCGGCCACGTATGCCGGGGAGTGGGATCTGCCGAGCCAGTATCCGTCCCCCCTGCGCTCGGATGTGGCGGTCGGCAATGATCCGATCGCGGGTGAGCTGCAGTCGACGTACGGCAACAGCAACATCTACGGCATGCACTGGTTGTTGGATGTCGACAACTGGTACGGGTACGGCCGCTGCGGAGATGGGACGACCTCTCCGTCGTACATCAACACCTTCCAGCGCGGCTCGCAGGAGTCGGTGTGGGAGACGGTGCCGCACCCCTCTTGTGACAACTTCGCCTGGGGCAAGTCGGGCCAGGGCTTCATGAGCCTCTTCACGGGAGACGCCAGCTACTCCCGCCAGTGGCGCTACACCAACGCGCCGGACGCGGATGCGCGCGCCGTGCAGGCGGCCTACTGGGCCCACATCTGGGCGAGGGAGCAGGGCAAGGAGGCGGAGGTGGCCGAGGTCGTCAAGAAGGCGGCCAAGATGGGTGACTACCTGCGCTACGCGATGTTCGACAAGTACTTCAAGCGCATCGGCCAGTGCATCGGCGAGACCGCGTGTCCCGCGGGCAGCGGCAAGAACAGCATGCACTACCTGCTGTCCTGGTACTACTCGTGGGGTGGTGCGGTGGACTCGAGCGCTGGCTGGGCCTGGCGCATCGGCTCGAGCCACAACCACTTCGGGTACCAGAACCCGATGGCGGCCTACGTCCTGAGCAACACGTCGTTCCTGCGGCCCCAGTCCGCGACCGGAGCGGCCGACTGGGCGACGAGCTTGCAGCGCCAGATCGAGTTCTACACGTGGCTGCAGTCGGCCGAGGGCGGCATCGCGGGTGGTGCCACCAACAGCTGGAACGGGCGCTACGGGCAGCCGACCAGCACGTCGACCTTCTACGGCATGTATTACGACTGGCAGCCCGTGTACCACGATCCGCCGAGCAACCAGTGGTTCGGCTTCCAGGCCTGGTCCGTGCAGCGCGTGGCGGAGTACTACTACGTCACGGGTGATGCCAAGGCCAAGAAGGTGCTCGACAAGTGGGTGGCCTGGGCCTCGCAGCACACGAAGCTCACCGCGGATGGCAAGTACCAGATTCCGAGCACCCTGCAGTGGTCGGGCGAGCCGGACACCTGGAATCCCACCAACCCGGGCACCAACAGCAACCTGCACGTGACGGTGGTGGACTACACCACCGACGTGGGTGTCGCCGCCGCCTACGCGCGCACGCTGGTGTTCTACGCCGCCAAGAGCGGCAACGTGGCCGCCAAGACCCTGGCCAAGGAACTGCTCGACCGGATGTGGGCGAACTACCAGACGCCGAAGGGCGTGGCCGTCCCCGAGAAGCGTGAGGACTACAAGCGCTTCGACGATGCCTACAACCCGACGACGGGCGACGGCGTCTACGTCCCGCCGGGCTGGTCCGGGACGAACGCCCAGGGCGCGGCGATCAACTCGAACTCGACGTTCATCAGCCTGCGTCCGAAGTACCAGCAGGATCCGGACTGGCCGAAGGTGCAGGCCTACCTGGCGGGCGGCCCGGTGCCCGAGTTCACCTACCACCGCTTCTGGGCCCAGGCGGACATCGCCATGGCCATGGCGGACTACGCCCGGCTGCTGGAGGGTGGCTCCACGTCGGCGTCCATCGTGGCCTCGTCGAGCGACCTCAGCGTGTCCGAGGGTGGCTCCGCGAGCTTCCAGGTGAGCCTGTCCGCGGCCCCGGCGAGCAACGTCACGGTCTCCATCACCAAGGCCTCCGGTGATGCGGATCTCTTCCTGTCCTCTCCGTCCACGCTGACCTTCACCCCGTCCAACTGGAGCGTGGGTCAGACCGTCACCATCGCGGCGGGCGAGGATGCGGACATGACCAACGGGACCGGGCAGTTCCGGCTGTCCGCGAGCGGTTACACGGCGGTGTCGGTCCACGCGACGGAGATCGACAATGACATCCCGCCTCCCGCCACCTGCTCGCTGACCGTGGATACCAGCAACGACTGGGGCTCCGGTCACGTCGGCCGCGGCATCCTGCAGAACCTGGGCACGCAGCCGATCTCGAACTGGAAGGTCAGCTGGACGGCCACCAACGACTTCACGCTGGCCAACTACTGGAACGGGGTCTTCACGAAGTCGGGCCGCTCGGTGGTGGTGACGCCGCAGGGCAACTCGACGATCCCCTCCAGCAGCAGCATCGAGTTCGGCTTCGTGGCGAACTACAGCGGGGCGAAGCCGGTGCCCAGCGGTGTGAGCGTGGAAGGCCAGAACTGCTCCATCATCGTCAAGTGA
- a CDS encoding ABC transporter ATP-binding protein, which yields MHGVKLESVRKTYGSLVIIDKLDLQIEDGEFLVLLGPSGCGKSTLLNMIAGLEPVTSGRIWMGGRDVTQLEPDERDIAMVFQSYALYPNMTVRKNIGFGLKMRKVPDAEIERKVDAAARLLRIEHLLDRRPANLSGGQQQRVAIGRALVREPSVFLFDEPLSNLDAKLRADMRVELKKLHERVGRTMVYVTHDQIEAMTMATRIVVLDQGRVQQCDKPEVIYERPANRFVASFVGAPTMNFLDGRLTRSGDGLALACRDAVIPLPGLDGPSELTEGRPIVLGLRPEHVLTAEKGGAGTIQAVPLMSEPTGPDMFVRMALGGNEITARLSSGEKVERNAPLPIRIDGRRVSLFSPDSGVRLA from the coding sequence ATGCATGGCGTCAAACTCGAATCCGTTCGCAAGACCTATGGCTCGCTCGTCATCATCGACAAGCTCGATCTGCAGATCGAAGACGGTGAGTTCCTGGTGTTGCTGGGACCGTCGGGTTGCGGCAAGTCCACGCTGCTCAACATGATCGCGGGCCTCGAGCCGGTGACGAGCGGCCGCATCTGGATGGGCGGCCGGGACGTGACCCAGCTCGAGCCGGACGAGCGCGACATCGCGATGGTGTTCCAGTCCTATGCGCTCTATCCGAACATGACGGTGCGCAAGAACATCGGGTTCGGCCTCAAGATGCGCAAGGTTCCCGATGCGGAGATCGAGCGCAAGGTGGATGCCGCGGCGCGGCTGCTGCGCATCGAGCACCTGCTGGATCGCCGTCCGGCGAACCTGTCCGGCGGCCAGCAGCAGCGCGTGGCCATCGGGCGCGCGTTGGTGCGCGAGCCATCGGTCTTCCTGTTCGATGAGCCGCTCAGCAACCTCGACGCCAAGCTGCGCGCCGACATGCGCGTCGAGCTCAAGAAGCTGCATGAGCGGGTGGGCCGCACCATGGTCTACGTCACGCATGACCAGATCGAGGCGATGACGATGGCGACGCGCATCGTCGTGCTCGATCAGGGGCGGGTGCAGCAATGCGACAAGCCCGAGGTCATCTACGAGCGGCCCGCCAACCGCTTCGTCGCGTCCTTCGTCGGCGCGCCCACCATGAACTTCCTCGACGGCCGCCTGACGCGGAGCGGGGACGGCCTGGCGCTCGCCTGCCGCGACGCGGTCATCCCCCTGCCCGGGCTGGACGGTCCTTCGGAGCTGACGGAAGGCCGCCCCATCGTGCTCGGTCTCCGGCCCGAGCACGTCCTGACGGCCGAGAAGGGCGGGGCCGGCACCATCCAGGCCGTGCCGCTGATGTCGGAGCCGACCGGCCCCGACATGTTCGTGCGGATGGCGCTCGGCGGCAATGAGATCACCGCCCGCCTGTCCAGCGGAGAGAAGGTGGAGCGCAATGCGCCGCTGCCCATCCGCATCGACGGCCGGCGCGTCTCGCTGTTCTCTCCGGACAGCGGCGTGCGGTTGGCCTAG
- a CDS encoding carbohydrate ABC transporter permease, whose product MRYQRFILYLLLTSAALAMLAPLFFMVSTSLKPMDEIRDGSLFALPHAPTLAAWGKAWGSACIGASCDGLSGQFANSFLIVIPSLFLSVALGSLTGYALSLWRVPYANFLFGALLIGLFIPPQVTLYPMIILMRELGLFGSVPGLVLVHLVWGLPFVTLLFRNFFQSVPKDLLKAARIDGAGFYSIFWYVMLPLSLPVFAVAMILQFTYIWNDFLLGLTFSSPESQPVTVALNNLVGSQFGEQEYNLNMAATMLTALPTVLVYLFSGRLFVRGVAAGAVKG is encoded by the coding sequence ATGCGCTACCAGCGATTCATCCTCTACCTGCTGCTGACCTCCGCCGCGCTGGCGATGCTGGCGCCGCTCTTCTTCATGGTCTCGACCTCGCTCAAGCCGATGGACGAGATCCGCGACGGGAGCCTGTTCGCGCTACCCCATGCCCCGACGCTGGCCGCCTGGGGCAAGGCCTGGGGCAGCGCCTGTATCGGTGCTTCCTGTGATGGCCTGTCGGGACAGTTCGCCAATTCCTTCCTGATCGTCATTCCGTCGCTCTTCCTGTCCGTGGCGCTGGGCTCGCTGACGGGCTACGCGCTCAGCCTGTGGCGCGTCCCCTATGCCAATTTCCTGTTCGGAGCGTTGCTCATCGGCCTCTTCATTCCGCCGCAGGTGACGCTCTACCCGATGATCATCCTGATGCGCGAGCTCGGCCTGTTCGGCTCGGTGCCCGGGCTGGTGCTGGTCCATCTGGTCTGGGGTCTGCCCTTCGTCACGCTGTTGTTCCGCAATTTCTTCCAGTCGGTGCCGAAGGATCTGCTCAAGGCCGCGCGGATCGACGGGGCCGGCTTCTACTCCATCTTCTGGTACGTGATGCTGCCGCTGTCGCTTCCGGTCTTCGCCGTCGCGATGATCCTGCAGTTCACCTACATCTGGAACGACTTCCTGCTGGGCCTGACCTTCAGCAGCCCGGAGAGCCAACCGGTGACCGTGGCGCTGAACAACCTGGTCGGCTCGCAGTTCGGCGAGCAGGAATACAACCTCAACATGGCCGCGACCATGCTGACGGCGCTGCCGACCGTGCTCGTCTATCTCTTCTCCGGCCGCCTCTTCGTCCGCGGTGTCGCGGCCGGCGCCGTCAAGGGCTGA